The genomic segment AAAGCTGGCGTTACTGCTTATGACCACATGTTTGCCGATGTGCGCACATGGATTCAACAAGGGTGGATTGATTATGTGACTCCGCAAATCTATTGGAGCTTTTCCTTCGCTCCTGCCCAATACGACAAGCTCGTTACCTGGTGGGCAAACGAAGTACAAGGGACGAACGTCAAGCTCTACATCGGTCATTCGCCATACAAGCTGGGAACGGCTGAGGCAGGCTGGCAGAGTGCCCAGGAGATTATCAACCAGTTGAATTACAACGCGATGGTTCCTCAGGTTCAGGGCAGCATTTTTTTCAGTGCCAAGGACTTGCGGAAAAATCCATTAGGTCTGCTCCCAGCTCTTAGCAGCTATTACAACCGCTAGATAAATAGCAAAAATCCCCGAATACCGTAGCAGAGCATACTTGCTACATGTGTTTCGGGGGTTTTTTCTTCTACGTTAATTTTTCTACAATGAACGTGAGTTGCGCTTCCAAGGAGATCGGGTCATTAAAAAAGGAGCCTTTCTGATCAATCCGAAAAACCTGGTTATTTTTTACTGCCGGCAGACCCTTCCAAACATTTGTACCGTATACACTCTCCGGATCGACATCATCTGACCATGCACTAGTAAAAATGTAGTCTCCCGCAAAGTCCGGCAATGTTTCAAGCGAAACTTCCGCATAGCCGATATTGCTATCTATCGCTTCTTTTTGTACAGCATTTGGAGCCTTCAACTGGAATTCACCGTAAAGGATGTCTCCACCCCTTCCGAAGTTGTGCCCAAACGCATAGATCCCCTTGGCGTATGGCTGCAAAATCGAAACGGTTTTATCTCCTACCGCTGCTTGTACCTTAGGTTTTGCTTCAGCAATTTTCTTGTCCCATTCGGCAATCCACTCATTGGCCTTGTCTTCTCTTCCTGTCATTTTGCCAAACTCCCGCAGTTCTTCGCGGATTGGCTTCTTACCGTATTGAATCACTACCGTTGGCGCTATTTTGGTGAACTGCTCGATATTCTTATCCCCTTCAAACACAATAAGTAAATCAGGATTCATCGCCAGTACTTTTTCTACCGATGTTCCGTCGCCCACGCTTTCGATACCATCCAGCTTCCCTTTAAAATACGGGTTTTCCATAGCATGGTCCGTGATACCGATAGGCTTGATCCCCAGTGTCAAAAAATGTCCAACATAGCTGTCCGCAAGTATCACAGCCCGTTTTGGGTTCTTAGGAATTCTCACTGTGCCATTAAACGCCTCGTAGCTGATATATTCGCTGTTATTCTCGTTACCTGAACTTTGCTGCGCAGGTTGAGCAGTTGAATTGGCTGGTGTCTGTCCGCAGGCTGATAACATGCTGATCATGACCATAATAAGGGCAGCCATTATGATCTTATCTAAGCCTGATTTTCTCATTCTCAAAAGAACCTCTCCTTCAATAAAATTTGAAATTGATAATCATTCTCGTGAATTTTAGCATAAAGAGCTTGCTCTGCCCATCTTTTTCGTTTTCCGAGATACGATTTACAATCCGTCACAAAAAAATGCCGCGAAGCATGTTCGCGACATTGGTAGCTTTATTTTTTCGGCATCATGGCATTTACAAACTCACTGATATTACCTTTGGTCAATACATCCCCAGTCGCGACTACTTCATACTGCATCTTCTTTCCAGCATACTCCATCACCCACATGATGCTCTTGTCAGTCCGGTCTTTTTTGGCTTCCTCTGTATAGAGCACCTCGATTTGCCCTACTTTGACTACCTCTTTTTTCTGTTGATCCAGATTGGCTACATAAGTTGTACTTCCTTCTACTCCCTCATAATTCGTGATGTTCAAATTAATATAGCTTTCTCCAGATCGATATGTCGTATACAGATACTCCAATTCATTTGTCCATGCTAACGGCTGCATGACGTATTCTTTCTTCTCTTTTTCCGCCTGCTGATACAAGGCAGCTTTGTCATATTCGTTTTTGATGCCAAACTCGAGTCGGGCATCCAAAAAAGCATGGTGTCCTGGCAAAGTTTCTGGCAAGAATATCTGCTCTCCCACTTTCTGTTGAACATCAGCCAAAGTCTTAAAATCAAATGGAGCCGTCATCGTCACGATCTGTTTTTGAGGATTGTGAGGAACGATGTAGACAGCTGCGGCAGTTCCTGGCTCCATATTATCCTCGATTTCCCAACGTTTATTTAAAAAGGCATCCATTTCTTGATCTGGCTCTTTTACTGTTTTGGCGCCTGATTCTTTTGCATCTTTCTCTTGATACAGCACCTCACCTTGTGGGCTCTTCAACTGATAGAATTGAACAGCAGCATACCCCGACGAAATACTTGCGATTAACCCGATTGCAACCAAAATACTCACCTTGTATTTCACAAAAAATCTCTCCTTCTCTCGTTTGATTTTTGTCATTACTTGATGGCTAATGTCAATCTCCTGCGGGATGCGCGGGTCATTGAACAGGTCCTTAATACTCTCGTGCGATTTGTTTGGACTCATCGTGAGCTGACCCTCCCTTCCCTAAAGGAGAATAAGCGGATCGGAACTTCGCTGACGTACGCTCGAATTTTTTGCGCAGACTCGCAGCGTTTTTGTTCATGATCAAGGAAATTTCCTCGTAGGTCTTTTCTTCCACGCCTCGCAGCAAGAGAAGCGTTCTTTCCTCTACCGAGAGTGTCTGCATGGCAAGAAATACATCCTCACTGAAATAAACATTTTCAATATGCCGCTCGATGTCTGATTGAGACTCTTTGTCCTGCATCAAAAATGGCAACATCTTTGTCCATTTCCTTTTTCTGATGAGATCGATGCAATGGTGGTAGGCTATTTTATAAAGCCAAGCTGCGAACGGAATGGTTGGACTGTATTTTTTCAAGTTGCGATATGCTTTGAAGAAGACCTCCTGTGTGGCGTCTTCCGCTTCGCATCGGTTCCCCAAGATGTGATAGCAGTAGTGAAATATGGGGGTTTGGTAGCTTTTCATGATGGCAGCGTAGCGGTCATCCGCTCCCTGAATAATCTCATTCACGAGTTCTTCTATCTGTTTCGTGTCCACTCTCTCCCTCCTTCCAACTGGTATAACGCACCATATCCCCCTGTATGTGACATCGCGTGCAAAAAAAATGCCGCGAAGCATATTCGCGACATTTGAAGGCCTTTATTTTTTGCCGAGCTCCGGCTTGTCCTGGTAAAAGAAATTCGGCGTATGGATTGAGTTGTCGTACAGACTGTGGAAAATGTGTGTAGCTGTTCCGGAGATCGGCGGAACCAGCCATGTCCAGTCACCAGTAACGGGTCGACCACATTTCTCTTCTCTTTCCTCAAATCGCTTGAATTGCTGGCTCGCCGTATGGTGATCGACAATCGATACTCCTTTTTCCTTGAAGGAGTGCAGGACGGCTACGTTCAGCTCGATGAGCGCTTTGTCTCTCCACAGTGTCGCTTCCCTGCTCGTATCGAGCCCCATGACCTCTGCGACCTTTGGCAGCATGTTATATCGCTCTTGATCGGCGAAATTGCGCGCGCCTATCTCCGTTCCCATGTACCAGCCGTTAAAAGGCGCGGCCAAATAATCGATACCGCCAATCTCCATGCGCATATTCGAAACAATAGGAACCCCATACCATTGCAATTCCATATCAGCAAAGCCCGGCAAATCGGGATGCACGATCGGCACCTCCAAGACCAGCTCCTGTGGAATCTCAAAAAACTGTGGCGTCCGATCCCCGATCTGCACGACAAGCGGCAAAACGTCGTAGTTGGTGCCTTTCCCTTGCCATCCCAAGCTCTCACATAACTTCGTCAACGAAAGCGAAATCGGGTCACCCAGTACGCCGTACTCTGTCTCATATCCCGCATAGCGAATCAGTTGGTCATTCCAGATGCGCATGGGAGCTCTGTCTGCTACAGCAGGTGCAAAAACAGTGATGGTCGGGCGAATTTTCCCGTCATTGGTGGCAAAGTCGATGTGTCGGAGCATGGCCTGCGCCATCTCTTCTTCTGTTTCGACGTGCCGCTCATCTATCACAAGTAACGATTCCCAAAAGAATCGCCCAATACATCGATTGCTGTTGCGCCAGGCCATCTTTGCTCCGTGACGAAGCTCTTCGGCTGTATGCTCATAGTATCCCTGCTGATGAATCAGCTGTCGTACTTCTTGCAGCCGTTGCTCAGTTTCGTCCGTTGTCTTGTCCAGTTCACGATAGCATGTCCGGATAAATTGCTCTGCCGCTTCCATCAATTGAATTGGTTCCATATTACCCTCTTTTCACGCTGAAGGGTGTCTCTTCGCTGTTATTTTCTTCATCGTAGAATTTTGTTACCTACATTATAAAATTACTCGTGCTTGATTACCAATCATGTAGGCATATGGACACATATCTGTAAGAATCATTGCCTGACGTGGTTACTACGCACGATGAATAAGCAGCTTGGGTAAAGAACCCGGTGTTTTTGGATGAAACAATTCCAAATACCTATGTATTCACAACTTTATATCTATTGTTAGTGACCGCTCTACACCCGATATTTCATTTAGTGGGTATAATTTCCTTTTTATATATAGATTGGATATTCGGCGAATCGATTAACATGAGCATTTTTTATCTGCATCGAAAACTTTACAGAGAGGAGGAGACTCTATGCCCAATATTGAAGGTATCACCGTCCAGAAGTCGAATGCGGAACGAAAGAGCTATGTGGTTGTTGGTGCCATTTTATCATGCAGCAGCGGAAGTCAGCTAAGTCGTTTAAAAATGCCATTCAGCCATGGTGTTTTTGTAAAAGGGAAGCCGCAAATGAATATCATGGACTTCGTTCCTAACATAAATATTATGCCCTTTGGAAAGTGCAGCAGCTTGAAAAATCCCGCGGTCGCCTCTGCCACAGCAGCTAATAACGGGGTACTCACGCCGATGCCGTGCACGCCAGTGATGACCATGCCATGGATAGATGGCAAACCAGATAAAATGGTAGGCGAACATCCGGCTTTGCTGAACAAATCAACAAATATGTGTTTCCACTGTGGGCAGATCAAGATTGAGGATGACGGACAGGATTTGGGTGGTGTTACGGTAGGAAATCAGTCGCCAGCAAATAGTGGATCGCCCAATGCCAATTTTGAACAGGGACCAGCTTGTGAGAAGCCACAGGAAAAACCAAGCATGTGGGATCATTTCGTCAAAGGTATCTCGAAGCTGGGAGACGTTCCTGCTGCGATGCAAAAAGCGGCAAGTGAGCTGCCAGGAGCTTTGGAGAAAGCGGCAGAGGATTTGCCAAAGGGTATTGGAGTGTTTGTAAGGGAAGGCTATATCGAGCCAATGCAAGAAGATTTGGATACATTGCGTGATGATAAATTAAATCTCGCGGATGGAATTGCACTTGGTGGCCTTGCTTTGAATGCACTTACGCTGGGGAGAAGTAAAAACATTAAGAATGTAGTCGATGTGACGAGAAAAGGAAAAAGGGCGAATGATAAAATTGATTATGTAGAAGAGACAGGTCGCCTTGGTGGTACACTCTATAATGATAAAGATTTGAGGCTGTTAGGAAACTATCTTGAAAAAAGAGGGGTAACTTTAAAAGTTGGAGATGAATTTCTACCACCTGGAAAAGGGGGAGGTTTTAACTACAATACTGATGAATTAGTATTGAGAAGTAATCCAACACAATATGAGGTTTGGCATGAACTGTCTCATTATTTACATTATAGGAGAATTGGAAAAGACGCATATTCAAATCTACCACGTACTTATGGACCAGTACCTATGAATGATTTAACTCAATTCAACGCTCCAGAGCAATTTGTTTATGACATGCTTTCCAATAGTCCTAAGAGATGGAATTCTTTAAATGAAGCCGAACAACTTCATGCTAACTGGTATATAATGCAATATGGAGGTCTTAGATAATGAAACTATCAAGGGAACAAGCAGAAAAGTTGGCACTGGATTATGTGAATAAAGATAAGAATGAGAACTACAAATTGGTGCTAGTTAGTGTTGAGGTATCTAAAATCTCCCCTAAATATTGGGCGGCTACTTTTGAAGTTAGAACCTCAGAAGGGCATTTGATGGAAGGACCTTTACTTATACTTGTTGACGATGATCTGGAAAAGGCAATGAGTCTAGATGAAGCTATAGAAGCACACTTAGCTAATCGTGATAAATAAAACTTGCCTTGATATTGGAAGTTTCAACTTGTGTAGGAACTGTCCAGTAACGAATAAACCTCTATAATTAATCATCACCAACATAACCTTAGATTTAGGAAATGAAGGAATGTGTTTTCTATTGAGGTTAAAACCGCAATCTTTACCCAGGTTGGAAATATAGTTGCTATTAAAGGAAAGCCGAATGGCAATCTTCAGAGTAAAGTTCTACACGATGAAACCGATAATACTAAATCTTATTATGTTAAAGAAGTGGCATTGGGTAATAGGCAGGATTACATAGTCCGACAGAATCTATAACTATTCAATTAGAGCCAAGGGACTATAAGGCAGATGAATTAATAGGAAAAGATTGATAAGTTACGATGAATAACCAAATTGCTCCGTTTAGGTCATACCTTACGGAGCTTTTTCTTTCGGATGTATCCAGCACTGAATGGACCTATTGTACTCCTCCCCCCGTTAATCGGGATTAAAAATAGGTATGTCCGAGTTGAAAATCAAACATTGGAAAAGAAGCATATGCAAAATTACCTCGCGAATTTGTATTTGATATGCTTTCACATCCTAAAAGGTGAGCAAAGACATGCAAACTGGTACATCGGCAATTTTTGAGGTATCCAATAAATGAGTGTTTGTAAGAAGAGAAGTAGCCGAAGAAGAAGCGAAAAAATAGCTATGGAATACATCGCTAAAAACCCTTCAACACATTCAAATATACTTTAGTAAATATTAATAGTAACCCGAATAGATATATAAGTTAGTCAGTTATGTTCGAGATGCGAACCATTAACAGAGATTTTGGAGACGGTCTTTTGATCCTAGGTATTGATGAGTATGGGAATATTATAATCGTGGGCTTGGTCTACCCTGAACCCATTATTCATCTGTTAACATGTGAATTTAGTAACCGAACCAATGAAAAACAACACGCTATTGATTACTCTTTAAATAGAATGTCAACAGTTGTTACAATCATATGTTTAGGAAAAAAAAGACAGGTGCTTTCACACCCGCCCATTCTCCTAAACAGTCATATGGTTCCACATCTCCGACTTACTCAACGAAACAGCATCTGCTCCAGCCTTCAACGCTTCGTTGACCTGCTCCATATTCCAAATCAACCCACCCAAAATAATCGGCTGCGACAAATGCTCCTTGATATACGAAATAATAGACGGCGCTATCCCCGGCATGATTTCAATCGCATCTGGCTGGTTTTCCAAGACGTTTTTGATGGTCGTAGAAAGAGAGGTCGAATCGATCAAAAAGACTCGCTGGATCGTCAGCATCCCTTCCTTTTTGGCCGCACGAATCATCGGTCCTTTGGTAGTGACAATGCCCGTTGGTTGGATATAGGTGGACAAGAAACGAAAAGCCTCTTTGTCATTGGACAAGCCATTCATGAGGTCTGTGTGCAAAAAAATCGGCTTGCTCGACTGACGGATGATTTCGGCTTCCTCCATCAGCTTGGTCAGCTTTCCGTACATCAAAAGGATCGCGCAAGCACGGGATGCCATCGCCTCTCCCAAGCGATCCTGTTCGGTTGCCGCGATAACCGGATTCGTTTTCAAAATCGTTTGCATGTCCATGTTACTCGCCTCCTGCCCTCAGTAGCCGTTCCACACTTACCTCAGCGCAGCCAAGCTGCTTTGTCTCTACAACCCAATGACCCGCGAATCCATTGTCTTTTAAAAGTGACAGGATCGATGCAAACGGAATCGTTCCGTCCCCCACTGCCAAATGATCGTCCAGTTTGCCAAAGTTATCACTCAGGTGAAGAGCGGACAAATAAGGAAGTACCTCCTGCAATGCATCGATTGCATATCCCGCACGAATCAAATGGGCATGGCCCACGTCGTACACGATCCCCACACGTGAGGAATTTACATGACGGCATATGCGCACGAGATCCTCGACGTTCCACCCCAGCACTTTTGGATAAGGGGGAACATTCTCGACCGTCAGTATCGTTCTAGTCTCTGCGGACAGCTCGGTGGTCAACACGTGGAGTGCCTGACTCGCATTTTCCACACCTCTGGCACGCTCGGTCTCCGCAAGGCGATCTTCTACTTCCCCCGGATGCATCACGACGTGCGTGCAGTCGAGATAACTGGCAATCTCCAGGCAGCGCTTCATCGTGTCCATTGTTTGATCCCGGATTGCCCCTGCGTCCGCCGCTAGATTGCAGCCGCTAATCGGTGCATGAATCGACCAGACAATCCCTCTCTCGTCTCCCAGCTGCTTCAATTCTTTCACTTGCTCCCAGGACCAGTCCAAGAGGTCGGCATGATTCTCTTCACACATAATCTCAATGACCTTCCAATCATGGTGTACAAGCTGAAAGATAGCATCACGCAGAGGCTGATTGAATATCGCATAGGTGGATACGGCAAACGAGCTTTTGTCTCTCATTATTCATGACCCTCCCTCTTATTTCACGCCGGAGTGGATGAAGCTGTTGATAAACTGCCGCTGGAACAACAAAAATGCCAGCAACAACGGAAAAATTACCATGACCGTCGCTGCACTTACCTCGGCCCACTGCGCCCCCGTCTCAAACGATTGGGCAAAAATCGCCAGACCGACCGTTAACGGGCGATTTTCCACGGAATTCGTAATTATCAGCGGCCACATGAAGTTGTTCCAATGGTAGCTGACCGAGACCAGCCCAAACGCAATGTAGGTCGGCTTCGCTAACGGAACATACACCCGCCACAGAATCTGGAACCAGGAGCAGCCCTCCATCCTTGCCGCCTCCTCCAGCTCGTGCGGGATTGTCTTGAAGGTTTGTCGCAACAGAAAGACTCCGAAGGCAGAAGCGAAGTACGGCAGCATAATGCCGATTTTGGTATCCAGCAAAGACAAGTCACGCAGGACGTTGTAGTTGGGGAAAATCAAGATATCTGCCGGGACCATGAGCTGGACCAGGAACAGGACAAACAGCACATCCTTTCCCCAAAATTGCAGCTTCGCAAAGGCATAGGCTGCCAGTGTTGCCGTGATGATTTGTGCCACTAAAATACCGGTCACGATCAAAAAGGTATTGATGTAGTACTGGTCAAAGGGCGCTGCGTCCCACACCTTTGCAAAGTTATCGAGTGTAAAATCTGCACTGAACGACCACGAAGTCGCCAGCTCCCTCGGGCGAAAGGAAGTCCAGACCGCCCAGAGCAAAGGAAACAGCCAGAGAACGGCCAAGCCGTACATGCCAGCCGTTGTGATTTTGCGAAGCATCTGCCATCCCCCCTTAGTTGTAATGAATCTTTTTATCCATACCAAAAAACTGAAAAGCAGCGACTAACAAGAGCAGCACGACCATGACAATCGTCAATGCCGAGGCCATTCCTTGATCCCAGAAAGAAAACGCCGTCTCGTATATGTAGTACAGCAAGAGATTGCTGGCATTATCCGGTCCGCCTTTGGTCATGATCACCAAATGATCTACCAGCTTGAAAGAGTTGGTGAAGGCGATAATACTGACAAACATCGTCGTTGGCATAAGCAGCGGAAAGGTGATGCGGCGAAAAACCGTCCACGACGATGCCCCTTCCATGGAGGCGGATTCGTATAGCTCCTGTGAAATGTTTTGCAATCCCGCCAAATAAAAGATCATGAAATAGCCCGCTTCCTTCCAAATGACCATGAAGATCATCGCCCACATCACATTTTTCTGATCACCGAGCCAGTTCATGTCGCCTTTTCCGAACCACTCCATCACATGACTAAGCGCTCCGTACTCCGGTGTGTAAATAAACAGCCAGATGTTCGCCACTGCAATCATCGGAACAACTGTCGGGTAAAAATAAGCCGTGCGGATAAAGCTCTTCCCTCGTAATGCCTTGTTGGCGAACAGAGCCATAGCCAGCGCGAGAGCCACACTCGTAGGCACTGTTCCGATGGCAAACCAGATATTATTGGTCAGCACCTTCCAAAACACTTCATCTTCCACCATTTGTTTATAATTATCTATCCCGTTAAAAAACGGCTCTGGAGAACCCAGATCCGCTTGATGAAAACTGAGTATGAACGTTTGTATAACTGGATAGAAGGTAAACAGCAGCAGGAAGATGAGGGAGGGAAGGAGCAAGAGCCAGGCGTACATGTTCACTTTCCATTTTGCGCGTAGTTCCCCCATTGTCGCTCCCCCATTGCCTTGCTTGATTTATTTGTTGAACGGCGCCAGCATCTTGTCCGCTTCTTCCTGCGCTTTTTTCAATGCTTCTGCAGGCTGGGATTGACCAGTGATCACGGATTGCAGCGTGTCGTTCAAGAGCTTTGTCACTTTGCCGTTATTGTGTGTAGACAGCTCAGCATGACCGTATTCCAGCTGGTCTCGCGCCACTGCTGCTGCCGGGAAATCCTTGACGTATTGCTTCATCGTCTCTTCTTCGTAAGCAGATTTGCGTGTCGCAACATAACCAGTATCAACACTCCACTGAGCAGCGCGCTTAGGCTCTGTCATAAAGCGAATAAACTTCCATGCTGCTTCTTGTTTCTTTGCATCCGTTCCTTTGAACATGTAGAAGTTACCGCCACCTGTCGGGCTGCCGTAGTTCTTTTTCGCTGGCAAAAACGCTACGCCAAAATCAAACTTCGCGCTTTTCTTCACGTTCGTCAGATTCCCTGTCGTGTGGAACATCATCGCCGTTTTGCCTTCCAAGAAATCAGACGGTACTGTCGCCCACTCATTGACGCCTTCAGGCATGACTTGATGCTTTTTGGACAAATCTACCCAAAATTGCAGGGCTTCTACATTTTCTGGCGTATCCAAAAACACTTTTTTCCCATCTTCGGACATCAAATTCTTGCCGTTTTGCAGAGCAAGTGCTTGGAACATCCAATATGTGAAGCTCGAGGAAGGAATCTCGATGCCATAGCGTCCGTCCTTTTTCAATTTGGCAGCGTACGAAACCAGCTCATCCCATGATGTCGGCGGCTTTTCCGGATCAAGACCGACTTCCTTGAACGCGTCCTTGTTGTAATAGAGCACGATGGTGCTGCGTTGGAATGGAATGCTGTATGTCTTGCCGTCTACTTGGGAATTCGCCAAAAAGCCCGGGAAGAAATCATTTACGTATTCGCTGCCGCCATCCTTGGCAATGAAGTCATCCAAAGGAAGGATTGCATCCATGTCCATCATTGTATGCAGCTCAGTTGAGAGCATCACCGCTACGTCGGGAGGAGTCTTGCCCTGTACAGCTGCCTGTACTTTTGTCGTCGTATCCTGATAGCTGCCCGTATAGACTGGCTTGACTGTGATATCTGGGTTTTCTTTGTTAAATTCCGCTGCCATTCCGTCCACGATCTTGGTCAAAGGACCGCCAACCGCAACCGGATAATAGAAGGACAGCTCTGTTTTGCCTGATGAATTGGCTCCTTGAGCCGCGTTGTTCGTGGACGAAGAATTGCCACTGGAGCAACCCGTGATCAGACTCATACTCATGACGACCGCAAACAAGCTTTTGACAACTTTACGCATCGCAGTACCTCTCCCTTTTCTTTTCTCAATTGGTCGTAACCGCTAGATTTTTTCCGGTTTCTGCATCAAACACGTTCACCTGAGCTGGATCAAAACGAACATGCATGGTATCGCCTCTTTTGCAGTGCCATTGCCCGTTCCATTTGGCCTTCCACAGCTTGTCTCCCACGGTGAATTCCACAATGGTCTCAGAACCGAGAATCTCTACTCCCTGCACGGTGACAGGGAGCTGGCAGGAAGCTTCGGCAGATTGCCCTTCAAGGGCGGGCTGCAGTGACTCCGGACGCAGACCGAGAACGACCGGGGTCTGGTCCGGGATACCGTGAAACATAGGAAGCGGCAAAACATGCTGACCTGCCAGCTCAATCCCTGCCTGATCGCCTGCCCGCCAAATGGCAGGCACCGTATTCATCGGGGGTGCCCCCGTAAACTCCGCCACGAACAAATTCGCTGGATGGTTGTAGACGTCGAGCGGTTTTCCGACTTGCTGGACCTCTCCGTCGCGCAGGACCATCATGCGGTCTGCCATCGTCATCGCTTCCACCTGATCGTGCGTCACGTATATCATCGTGATACCCAGCTCTTGCTGCAAACGACGGATTTCCGTACGCATGTGCCCGCGCAGCTTGGCATCCAGATTGGACAAAGGCTCGTCCATCAGGCAGATAGGGTGTTGACTGACGATAGCCCGTCCGAGTGCAACGCGCTGTCGTTGTCCCCCGGATAATTCCTTCGGCTTGCGTTGCAAAAGATGCGCGATGCCCAGCATCTCCGCTACACGCTCCAACCGCTTGCCCTGCTCCGCTTTGTCTACTTTTCGAACCTGCAAGCCAAACAAAATATTATCTTTTACCGTCAAATGCGGATAAAGTGCGTAATTTTGAAACACCATGGAGATGTTTCGCCCGCTCGGAGGGACTTGGTTCATCGGCTTGCCGCCAATCAACAGCTCTCCCGTGCTGATCTCCTCCAGCCCGGCAATCATGCGCAATGTGGTTGATTTCCCACAACCAGAAGGCCCTACCAGCACGAAAAATTCTCCTGGCAGAATACGAGTGCTCACTTCATTGACTACCTTCTGGCCCCCATACATCTTGGAAATGCGCCGCAATTCCACTTCAGCCACGACTTTCCCCCCTGAACCTCTCGCTGTTTTTTACGTATCACTCGACTATAACAATTGCTTACTAAGGTAATATTTGGGTATTGTAAAGTTTTTGTGCATAGTCGGTAATAATCCCCCCGACTCCCGCCTCGGTTGCCCGCTTCATATCTGCTTCCTCGTTAACGGTATACACGGTCAAAATGATTCCCCGATGCTTGGCGAATCGGATTAGCTCTGGCGTGACAATCTGATGGTTGATAAAGTACTGGGCATTCAGTTGAACCGCGTCTGTTACCTGCTTTTCGGCATACTGCTCCAGCTGTTCCTTTGGCTTGGTCCCGCTCAAGGTAAAGCCCAGTCCCAATTCCGGATTGAGCTTGGCGAAACGCTCCAATACTTCTGAGCTGAAGCTACTGACAATCACATCTTCAACCATGTCGTGCTCCTTGATGGCCTTCGCCATTTCCTTTTCGTACCCAATTCCCTTTGCTTCCAGAATGAGCACCGCTTTGCCCTTGGCCGCTTCCAGCAATACATCCATGGTAGGAATGACAGCATCGGTAATCTCAGGCTGATACCAGGAAGGATTTGCTGGATCGAGCTTGTTCGCGTTCAATTCGCGCAGTTCCTTCAACGTGAAATCCTTTACCTTCCCTGTCCCGTTGGTGGTACGCTCCAGATCAAAATCGTGGATCAGGACAAGGTGGCCA from the Brevibacillus brevis genome contains:
- a CDS encoding sugar phosphate isomerase/epimerase family protein; translated protein: MRDKSSFAVSTYAIFNQPLRDAIFQLVHHDWKVIEIMCEENHADLLDWSWEQVKELKQLGDERGIVWSIHAPISGCNLAADAGAIRDQTMDTMKRCLEIASYLDCTHVVMHPGEVEDRLAETERARGVENASQALHVLTTELSAETRTILTVENVPPYPKVLGWNVEDLVRICRHVNSSRVGIVYDVGHAHLIRAGYAIDALQEVLPYLSALHLSDNFGKLDDHLAVGDGTIPFASILSLLKDNGFAGHWVVETKQLGCAEVSVERLLRAGGE
- a CDS encoding zincin-like metallopeptidase toxin domain-containing protein, producing the protein MQEDLDTLRDDKLNLADGIALGGLALNALTLGRSKNIKNVVDVTRKGKRANDKIDYVEETGRLGGTLYNDKDLRLLGNYLEKRGVTLKVGDEFLPPGKGGGFNYNTDELVLRSNPTQYEVWHELSHYLHYRRIGKDAYSNLPRTYGPVPMNDLTQFNAPEQFVYDMLSNSPKRWNSLNEAEQLHANWYIMQYGGLR
- a CDS encoding carbohydrate ABC transporter permease, with product MLRKITTAGMYGLAVLWLFPLLWAVWTSFRPRELATSWSFSADFTLDNFAKVWDAAPFDQYYINTFLIVTGILVAQIITATLAAYAFAKLQFWGKDVLFVLFLVQLMVPADILIFPNYNVLRDLSLLDTKIGIMLPYFASAFGVFLLRQTFKTIPHELEEAARMEGCSWFQILWRVYVPLAKPTYIAFGLVSVSYHWNNFMWPLIITNSVENRPLTVGLAIFAQSFETGAQWAEVSAATVMVIFPLLLAFLLFQRQFINSFIHSGVK
- a CDS encoding glycerol-3-phosphate responsive antiterminator, which produces MDMQTILKTNPVIAATEQDRLGEAMASRACAILLMYGKLTKLMEEAEIIRQSSKPIFLHTDLMNGLSNDKEAFRFLSTYIQPTGIVTTKGPMIRAAKKEGMLTIQRVFLIDSTSLSTTIKNVLENQPDAIEIMPGIAPSIISYIKEHLSQPIILGGLIWNMEQVNEALKAGADAVSLSKSEMWNHMTV
- a CDS encoding carbohydrate ABC transporter permease, translated to MGELRAKWKVNMYAWLLLLPSLIFLLLFTFYPVIQTFILSFHQADLGSPEPFFNGIDNYKQMVEDEVFWKVLTNNIWFAIGTVPTSVALALAMALFANKALRGKSFIRTAYFYPTVVPMIAVANIWLFIYTPEYGALSHVMEWFGKGDMNWLGDQKNVMWAMIFMVIWKEAGYFMIFYLAGLQNISQELYESASMEGASSWTVFRRITFPLLMPTTMFVSIIAFTNSFKLVDHLVIMTKGGPDNASNLLLYYIYETAFSFWDQGMASALTIVMVVLLLLVAAFQFFGMDKKIHYN
- a CDS encoding iron-hydroxamate ABC transporter substrate-binding protein yields the protein MRKSGLDKIIMAALIMVMISMLSACGQTPANSTAQPAQQSSGNENNSEYISYEAFNGTVRIPKNPKRAVILADSYVGHFLTLGIKPIGITDHAMENPYFKGKLDGIESVGDGTSVEKVLAMNPDLLIVFEGDKNIEQFTKIAPTVVIQYGKKPIREELREFGKMTGREDKANEWIAEWDKKIAEAKPKVQAAVGDKTVSILQPYAKGIYAFGHNFGRGGDILYGEFQLKAPNAVQKEAIDSNIGYAEVSLETLPDFAGDYIFTSAWSDDVDPESVYGTNVWKGLPAVKNNQVFRIDQKGSFFNDPISLEAQLTFIVEKLT
- a CDS encoding RNA polymerase sigma factor produces the protein MDTKQIEELVNEIIQGADDRYAAIMKSYQTPIFHYCYHILGNRCEAEDATQEVFFKAYRNLKKYSPTIPFAAWLYKIAYHHCIDLIRKRKWTKMLPFLMQDKESQSDIERHIENVYFSEDVFLAMQTLSVEERTLLLLRGVEEKTYEEISLIMNKNAASLRKKFERTSAKFRSAYSPLGKGGSAHDESKQIAREY
- a CDS encoding nitric oxide synthase oxygenase, which produces MEPIQLMEAAEQFIRTCYRELDKTTDETEQRLQEVRQLIHQQGYYEHTAEELRHGAKMAWRNSNRCIGRFFWESLLVIDERHVETEEEMAQAMLRHIDFATNDGKIRPTITVFAPAVADRAPMRIWNDQLIRYAGYETEYGVLGDPISLSLTKLCESLGWQGKGTNYDVLPLVVQIGDRTPQFFEIPQELVLEVPIVHPDLPGFADMELQWYGVPIVSNMRMEIGGIDYLAAPFNGWYMGTEIGARNFADQERYNMLPKVAEVMGLDTSREATLWRDKALIELNVAVLHSFKEKGVSIVDHHTASQQFKRFEEREEKCGRPVTGDWTWLVPPISGTATHIFHSLYDNSIHTPNFFYQDKPELGKK